The region TCCcgttcctaaaacccttggaatctcCTAAGTGCTAAGACTGATAAAAGTACCTTAATATGCCTGccatgcccctccccaccaccctaggCTTTTGTTCATGAGCCACCAGGAAAGCTGCCAAGGACAGGGGTGGGCCCCTAAGGGAACCAACCCTGTgattgccccacccccacctctgagGTTGAGCTGAGACACCCGTGGCCGGTGATTTAATCAGTGTTGACTGTGTAAGGAAGCCGCCATCAAACGCAAAAAGGACAGGCTGGGGGAGCTTGTGGTTGGTGAATATGTGGAGACTGGGGGACAGTGGGGGCCCCAGGGAGGGCACAGAGCCTCCCCACATCCCTTGTCCTGCTCATGTCCCCTGTCTGGTCGCTCCGCGGTGAcattctttataataaaccagAGATCCAGGACCTAAAATGCCTCCTGGACTTCTGCCAGCCACGCTAGTGACTCGACCCCCAGGGGGCGCTGTCAGAACCTTCAAACTACACTGGATGGCTCAGGTGCCCAGGTGACAACCTGGCCTCGTGATTGGCATCCAAGTGGGGGTGCCTGAGCCCCTATCCTGCGGGACCTGGGACGGGGGCTTTCTCGGTGACTGAAAGGAAATGGATGTTGTGGGGCGGGTGGTGAGTTCCGTGGGACCCGGTCAACCCTGCTGGTGGATGGCGTGGTCCGGATCGACTTTTACGTCGGGGTTCGCTCTCCCACACGTGACTTGCTCGGAGTGGCAGCTGGGACCCCTCCTCTGACCTCACACCTGTGCTTCCTcggagcccccctccccccagcctctgTGCCACCTGTGCTGGAGCCCCTGGGTGTGCTGGGCTCGCGGCACCGCGCTGTCTCCCTGGGGGCCAGCCCGTCTGCCTCGGTGAGAAGGCCCTCCCCGGAGTAATTTTCTTTGCTCGGAGGTCTGCTTTACAGGGTGTTAGAGCGACTACGCCTGCCTCCATCTCGGTAACGCGTGCCTGGCCTGGCTTTCCATCCCCTACCTCCAACCCACCTGGGCGAGTGAATTGGCAGTCCgagctctgccccctgccccatgAGCCCTGAATTTCTGTCCCTGTATTCGCAGTTTGGTCACCTCCATTTGGCTCTTTCACGCCCCTTTAACTTCTGGGCTGAGCATCTCTGCGTGGTGTCGGTTTCGGGCGTTTCGGGTGAAGCGATGTGGCAGAGGTTGCTTTGAAGTCCGCGGCAGAGGACTGGCCTCGTCCTTCCTCACTCCTGCCCTGCATTTCTGGGTTCCGGGCCTGGCGGGCGATTTTCAGCGGTGGCCCTGATGTTTTGCTGGGTTACGCCAGGAGACTCTGGGTGCTGTGTGAGCTTTCTGTCGTCACAGCAGTCTCCCCGTGCAGGTCCAGCACGTGGTCCCGGCTCACTTTTGTGGGCTGTGGTTCTGGCAACAGTCCGCTGCCCAGAGCCTTTGTGGCGCCGTTTGGACGGCGGGTGCTGCCGAGGGCCAGCAGGGGTTCTCCCGCCCGGCAGTTGGGTGGCCTCGATGCCCAGTGCGGAGGAGTGCCTCTGGCCGGGACCCCCAGGGCAGTGTGTCCCCGAGGCTCACTGTGGGAGGCGCCCCGTGGACGGCCCTGCCTGGGCCAGGGGCTCACTTGGCATTGCCAGGAGGAGAGTGAGccaccctggctgcctcctgTTGCCGGACTGGTGTCAGGAAGCACCAGACCCGGTCGCCAGTGTGTCCTAAGTGGGGAGCACGACAGCCTGCTGTTCTGCTGCTGTCAGCGTTTGGAACTGTGCTGAGCTGGGGCAGGCGTGTCTACACTGTCCCGCCCGGGTGGGAAGTCCAACTGCCCAGTCTCACTGGGGAACTTCCTGACTTGTAGGCTCAGCCGGAGGTGGTGTCGCTGGCTCAGAGCTGAGGGCAGCAGTGGCAGGGGCGCCCAGAGGACGCCCTGCATCCTGCATGCCTCCCAGGTTGGCCCTGTGTCTGGGACACTGGAGGCTGGGTCACTCTGTGGACCGCCTAGCAGGTGGTGGGGCACAGCTGGCAGCCACccctgctgtgtgacccagggTGCAGGTGGCTCCTCCCGCCCCTCCTCACACACAACTCCGAGACTTCAGTGCGCTCAGAGAACAAACAGACCCAGGGACACCCAGCAAGCCGGTGACACCTGTCCTGACCGCAGCACCCACCCACTGACCGCCATGCCAGGGAGCATCTGGGATGACCGGGGCTCAGAGGGGAGTCGGATCTGCACCCAACACTGCCCTCCACTCTCCCAGAAATGAGCTCGATGGCTTCCTACCCACCTGGGGCCGGACTCTGTCCTCCCCCCTGCCCACCACTTTGGTCCCCACAGCGGGGACCTGGGCATGCTCCCTTTGGAGGGGTGTTTGCCCGGCGCAGAGAAGAAGCGGCCTGGGTGCTCAGCCAGCCCTACCTCTGACCCAGCGGGTGCCCTGGGGCTGTGTGACTGAGCCCTGAACACGCTGAGACAGAGGGACAGTGAGCGACCAACACCCCCAAGGGGCAGCTGTTCCTTGTGCCCCTTCCTCTCCCGGGCAGGGGTCAGCTCTGCAGCTGCGGACCTGACCCCCTGCCCATCCAGACTGACCTCTGTGggccccacagggcaggctgcgccccaccctgcagggagggcaggaagggcaggaggTGCTCACAGCCTCCTGACGGCCCTTTTCTCAGCGATGTAAATGAAAAGCGGTGAGTTTCAAGTGTGCTGCCCTGCGGGTGGACAGGCTCCCACAGGCCTGTGTGACAGGTGTGCTCACACTGTGACCGGACGTCGCGCCCAGCAATCCCTCCacaggggcaggccaggctgcgcCGCCCCCACCTTGGGctcagggctgggcctggccctgcaGCGGCACCGCCCGTGCCGGCCCCACACCCGCACTAGCTCCTCATCCCACACCCGGCGCCAGGAAAGACTCGGACAGACAGGCTTGCTGGTCAGTTTCTTTATTGCTGAAACAGGGAAGGCTCAGAGCCCCAGTCCCAGGCTGGGACCCCGAGGTGCCTGGTGCCAGGAGGAGTGACGTCCAGCAGCCTCCATGGTCTCGGTCCCTCCTGAATCCTCTGacgtgggaggtggggggatgtCATCTCTGCAGAGGGGCCAAGGCTCCTGAAATGGACCAGAGACTCCCCTGGGACCCTGTGGGATGGACGCTCACCAGCCCCTCCACACGGGAGGAGCAGGCGCCCCACCTGTGAAAGACAGAGCCCCGCCTCCGCCCCGCCTCAGGCTGAGTGGCTgttcagccccaccccctgccaccaccTGCCCTTCCTAACCCCACCTTGGCCCACACCAGGGCCCAGAAGGAGCAGAGGGTGTCAGCGGGAATGGGGCCAGGGCACAGAAAAGACAGCCCTGCAGTTCAAGGCCATCCAGAGAGGGGGCGTGTGGCCAGCCTCCAATCACAGCCTCCGGGAGAAACCCCCAGGGGAGACCCCCGGGTTCCCAGGTTCCAGCCATTCCCACGGTGGGGAGGCGGGCGGCAGAGGGGAGTCTGAGGCCCACGcagaccccacccccatgcccaggACGAGGGGGCAGGGCAGCTACGTTACCCAGGAGGCAGGTCGGCAGCAGCTCGCCTAGAAACGGCACCTCTCTGCGGGACGAGGGGGAGCAAGGGGAGGTCACAGTTCGGCCACAACACCAGAGGGGTCTGCACCCCCCACCGCCCAGGGGCCTCCCGGGAGGCCTGCGGGGAATCGGAGGCCCCCATGGGAGACAGACATTCCCAGAGCTCTCTGACCAGGGGCCGCAGGCCGGGGCTGGTGCTCACCTTCGACCTGGGCCGGGGTGAAGGTGACGGAGGCACGCACAGACAGCAGCTTCACGGCCCTGTTGAACTGCTCCATGACCGCATTGTCAGCCTTCGGGGTCctggctgtgggggcaggggtcagTGAGGGGCCACGGGGGCTCACAGGGGGTCTAGGGAGCCAGGGGACCCTTCCCCAGGGACCCTGATCTGGAAGGCCACGCTGACGTCCCCGGATCCACAGAGCTTGGCCCCGCTTCCCAGGGGTGGTCTCCAGGGCTCAGCCCACAGTCCTCCAGGGTCCCTGTTCCCCCTGGACCcagtcccccctcctcctcccaggccgGTGCTTGGGGAAGAGTCTACACGGACCCAGGGGGACAAGGGCCTGGCACCCGGCTGGCCGCTCAGTGGGCCAGGGGACAtcttcccagcccctcacccGTGGTCAACTGGGGAGCCCTGGAAGGCCCACGGGCACCGCCTCTGTGACGGTGAAACGGTCGCCTCCGTCATTTTCAGGACACTGGGGTTTAAGGACGTTTTTGTAGCTGACTCTTCTCTGGTGACATCACTGAAACTCTCTGTTAGCAAAGGCTGCTGGACCCACAGTGACCTCAGCTACTCCAGCCCGGGTCCCCAGCCTGGCCCTTGTCACCAGCCAGCCACAGCCTGAGCCACGGAGGGACCCTGGGGCtgtgccctccctctccccctgccctcccgccTCACTGGCTTGGGGACCCTGGGGCCGGGCACGCACCCAGGTACTGGCAGGTCAGGCTCTGCTTGGCGGGgacggcagcagcagcagcctccagGCACAGGAACACGTAGTTCTGGTAGTCGGTGTCCAGCACGTGGACCTTGCCCTTCTCCAGGGCCACAGCGGGGGCCACGTTGCCCTTCTCCAGGGCCACAGCAGGGACCACGTTGCCCTTCTCCAGGGCTGCAGCGGGGGCCACATTGCTTTCCTCCTGGTCTGGAAGAGGGAACAGACGGGCTGTGTTAAGTGGGCTCTTCCTCCACCAGGAGAGGGCATACTGGTCGCTCTCCAGGCAGGGCCACAGGGTGAGGACCGGGACTGACTCTGCACCCCGACACCCCTCGGCCTTCCCCCAGACTGGTCCCTGGGCACAGGGGCCTGGTCGCCCCGGCCTgagctgcctgctgcctgcagaACTGGAGCTCAGTCATCATCACTCAGGCCACTCCATCCCTGTGTCCTGGGACCAAGGGTGGTTAGGGGTGGGGTTCCCCTGTGCACCCTGAGGTGAGACCCGCCACCaccgagggagggagggagggaggatgggccTGCCCAGGAGACTGGGTCCCCGCCGATGGCGGCCACCCTAAAGCCAGCACATACTGTTGATCTGGAAGGAGGCagggacctcagttttctctgcGAATACCTTCCTCTCCACACAGCTGCCGTCCTCCCTGGAAGACAGTGTCCCCTGAGCCACAGTGTCCCCTGGGCCGCTGCGCAGACTCTTTGGCCATCAAGCCCAGCCAAGGGGCTGGGAGAGGTAGGTGCCAGGCTCCAGGAGGGCCCCGGAGGAGGGGCGGTCTGGGCCTCGGGGGCTGGCTGCCTATCCAGGCTGCACTCCCTGTCACCTCCAACAGCTGCAGGTGACCAGGTTCCTGAGGGCTCATTGGAGCCAGAGACAAGGGCCGGCACGGCCCCGAACCATGGTCTGCTGCATCTGCTGGCAGTTGTGGGGTCTGAGctgtcaccaccccccaccccaccccgctctCTCTggcacccccactcccactccaggGGCAGAAGGGGCCGTGGCAGGTGCTCTAGGCCCTGACCCCAGCCGCAGCTCGCCAGCGGCCTCCTCACGGACCTCTCCCCACACTGACCCTGGTCCCTCTGTGTGGTCGGCCTGTGGGCCCAGAGCCTGGGGCCAGTCCCATCAGgagccctgcccgccccccagCAGCCGGGCCCACCCACCATCTGCGCACGGTGATCTCCAGGCCGTTCTGGGCGGTGGGCCTCAGCTCCTTGACGTACAGCCTCAGAGGGGTGCTCTCAGTGTTCAGCAGGGCGGGGTCGCTGGCCACCAGGGCCATGGGGTACCATGTCCCAGCCACCTAGGGAGGGCCAGGttgctctgggggtggggagtggaccCCAGCCCCTTGGCAGGGCAGGGCGGGCACTCCGTCCCTCCCAGTCCAGAGCAGGCCCGTCTCAGTGGCGGATCTGTTAGCACGGGTGCCCTCTGCTCTCCGCCACACGCTGGGCTGTAGCATCTCCCACACTTGAAACAACACCTTCTGCTAACTCAGCGGCTTTAAAGTCCAGAGTCTGAGTGACCTGGAACCCTTTGGTCCTTGAGAAACCACACGAGCCACCCAAGGACAGCGAGGGTCCTCACCtcacagcctctctctctcctgaggcCCCGTGTCCCTGCCCACCtcactgctccccaccctccccagccacccAGGCAGAGTGCCCCTGTCCCCAAACCTTCTGGACGTCCAGGTTCGCCCTAGTCTGAGGGACATAAATGCCCTGGGCGCCACACGCCAGGGCCACGCACACGGCCAGCAGGAGACACCTCATGGCTGCAGCTACCGTAGGCACGTCTGAGCTCAGGAAGGCAGATGCTGAGGCGGCGGGTGCGAGGCCTTATATCGGGGTACCGTGCGGGCCGCCTGCCATGGGTTCCCGGAATCCTGGAGGCTCTTCCTCTGCCCGCAGGTGGCTTCCTGGACTGGAACAATAGGAGGTCTTCTTCCCTCCAGATCAGAACAGCAAGGTTCCCTGTGTCCCCGAGAGTTCCTGGTAGGGTTCAGGACACTTCCCGGGTGGGGCTCTGGACAGGGACAACCTGACCTCGTTTCTGTCCCCTggccgcgccccgccccccccccccagcaccacTGATTTCAGGAACAGGAACGAGGACAGCAACTTCATCCAAAAAGCTGGGCGTCACGCGGCGTGTCCGAGAGGTCTTGACCTCTTCACCCCGAAACCCTCCCTGAACCTCACCTCCTCTTGTGTGTTCCCATCATATTTCCCTGGTCCTGGGCCTCACAGACACTTAGCgggaaaaataactgaaataccCTGGTgaccggcccctcccccaccccgacaAGCGCAGCCTCCAGAGGGAAGTCCAAGTGCAAATTACTCTCTAGCATGTGACTCCATCTTGGTGTCGCCCACGATTGAGGGAGTAGTTCTTACTCAGGGCTCGTTGAAATCCCTCAAGAGGGGAGTTTTCGAGGGTGATGCTTACGGGGTGCACCCCCAGCCACAAAGCAGGGACCCGCCTCTGCCACCGTGGGCAGAGAGACCACCGGAGGACCAGGGTGAGTGGGAAGTGGGAAGTGGGGCCGGGGCAGGTGGCTGGGTTCACAGTACCCCCAGCAGAGAAGACAGGGAGGGCTGCCTGGGGGCACCACCAAAGCACCCAACGGCTGGTGGGGAGCTGGTCACAGCTGCAGCCCAGCACAGGTCCACGGGGTGCTTccacctttctctcttcctgagtaTTCAAGAGGCCccgtgattttttttaatcctcgctcGAGGGTATTTGTTTTCACTGCTCAATTCTCCACGTACTCACTCAAACAccaaggagggaggggagtgtcTGCCCTTATTTTCCACGGGGAAATGGAAATCCACTCTGATTTCCGACTTGTGTTGGTCCTGACCAGGGGTCTTACGGACCCGGGTCTGACCGGTTCCTCCATCGGCGTCTTGCAAATCCGTGGGTATCTTAGGAAAGTGGCATCTTCTCGGCAGCCGGCTGTGCAGACCACGAGGCTGGTCTTCCTCTCGTGTTTCTGTCCTGCCCCATGGGCGGTCCAGGGCCTCGGGGGACAGCCAGtcctgcgggggtgggggaggtaggtcGCCCTGCTCTCGGGACATCTGTGGCCGTTCCCGCTGCCTCGTCCGCAAGGACGCTGTGTGATGACGGGTTCGATGGTGACTACGGTCTCTTCTATTTTTACAGCCAAGGACCGTGTTTATATCACGACTGGTGATTTTTATCAAAAGCCTTTGTTTCGCAGCGTCAGTTAAGATGTTCCTGTGGGCTTTTTCTCCTGCTAGTGTGAAGTACTTTATTGATGGAGTTTGTAACTTCAAGAAACACACAGAATCGCCACTGCGGGCGCGGCCGTGGCCTCCAGGGTCTGGGCGCCCGCACACGCAGGCGTGAGCAGAgcttgggtgggaggggtgggggacagtgtggGTTTACAGCTGGAGGCTCCGAGACCCCCCTAAAGGCCGCACGCCGTCAGAGCTCAGCAAGCACTCGGTGGTGCCGAACAGCAGCGGCTTCACCTTCCACGGCAGTGCGGACGGGCAGAGGCGGGCGACACTGTGCGGGGTGGGGCCCTGTGCGGAAAGAAGCTGGCAGGGGACCCGGCGGCACAGCGCTTGGGGCGACCAGCTCTGAGAGGGGCAGGGGGCGAGGGGCAGGAGGAAGCGCTGGGCTTCCGACCCCCGACCTCCGGGCACTGCTCTGTGTACTAAGACCGGCTTGCGGATCTGTTAGTCCTCAGAAGCACTTTATGTTACGAAAACACAGTTTCTACGTGGAATGTATTTAATCGGGAACCAAGAATAAAACACCTGTCTCTCTCCCGCCTGAAGGAACTCCCACCTGGTGACGTGTGGGGTGCCCCCTGGAAGGGGAGAGACGTGCTGTGTGACCATCAGGTGACGCTCAGTCCGACTGGTGAGGCTTCCAGTCTTCACAGGAGAAATCAATGTATTCCCCGCGCGACTTAACGATGGCAGCCTGGGTGGAGCCGCATTCCGATTTGTGGAGATCTGGCTGTGGGGTCACGAGGTCACGGGTGCCGAATCCCGGCTGCTGGCCCCACTAAGGACCCCTGCCCCGGGCCAACTTACAGGCACCTGCAGACCCAGAAGGAGACACGGAGGTAGGCAGGGGTCACGGGGCCTCAGGGTGGCATTGCACAGGAAGTGAGAAAGGTCCCGGTGAGTaggctgggccctgggtgagTGGGCGCGGTGATTGAAAGGTCCGGAGAATAAAGGGAATCCGCGCTCATTACCAGCTCAAAGAGGGTGGACGATTTGCGTTCTGCTTGTCCCTCTGTCCCCCACAAACTCCTCAAAGAGTCTGGGCCTCTGGGTTCTCGTCCAGGGTGCGGCCTGCAGGCGAGACCGGTGGTGGGGGCGCTGGGAGGTCAGGACAGGCACAGGGGTGCAGCTGGGTGGGAGGGCCCCTCCCTCAGGCAGGGGCCACTGGGCACAGGGACAGGGCACCCCGCTCAGACACCCTGAGATGGCGGCTGCACGAGGTGACCGTCCTGAGTCTTCAGACACAAAGGGCACCTGAGCCCCATTTGG is a window of Desmodus rotundus isolate HL8 chromosome 1, HLdesRot8A.1, whole genome shotgun sequence DNA encoding:
- the PAEP gene encoding beta-lactoglobulin-1, whose translation is MSPQEPGHLQLLESLRSGPGDTVAQGTLSSREDGSCVERKVFAEKTEVPASFQINNQEESNVAPAAALEKGNVVPAVALEKGNVAPAVALEKGKVHVLDTDYQNYVFLCLEAAAAAVPAKQSLTCQYLARTPKADNAVMEQFNRAVKLLSVRASVTFTPAQVEERCRF